Below is a window of Methanobrevibacter sp. TMH8 DNA.
GGATCTGTTGAACTAGGAAATACTACAACAAAATGTATTATAAGTGCAACTAACCTTAATACTAGTGAAAGTTATCTTCTCAACAAAACTGTTAATATGACTAGGGATATTCGTCCACCAAAACCCAATGAAGAAGTTTTTGGTAAAACTGTATGGGGAATAGAACTTTCAAAAGAGTCTGTATCTGAAATGGTCAAAGATACTGTACTTGAAGCTGCAAAAAAAGCTCATGTTGATATAGAAAATGATCTTGATTTTGTTGTTCGTTCTACTGGTGTTACTGCAGGATTTGCTACTCCTGAAGAAAGTGGAAAGCTTATTATTGCTTTAGCTAATGGTTGCCTTGATGCTGGTGTTTCACCAAGAAAAATGGCTCCTGCTATGTCTGTTGATAATTTTCCAGACAGACTAAAAGACTATACTCTTCTTGATAAAGTAATGTTTGATGGTGCTGTTGTTAGTGTGCTACCTCCTCAAGGTGAAGAAGTCGTTTCTAATGAAATGGAAGGAGAACTTGTTACAGCAGGTATAAAACTTGGAGCTAAATGGACTAATGTTGATTATAGGAATCCTTGTGTTTCTATTGATTTTGGCTCAACTCTTGCAGGACGTGTTGTTAACAATGATGAACCTTATGCTCATACTGTAGGTAATTTTTTGGGTTTAGCTGGGGTAATAGCTGATTCTCTTGTTCGTGGAACTGATAAAGTTGATAAAAAAGGAGGAGCTGCTATTGATCTTTATTCTAAAGATATTCTTAAAAAAGCTAATTGGAAACAAGCAAAAATTAATGCAGAAAAAGTTCATAAACTAATAGATATTAGAAAAGTTCCAATGGATCGTGATAGATTTGGAACAGTCCCTCTTAAACCAGAAGCTGCTCAAAAAGCAGGTACTTGCTTAATTGGATGTGATGTGGGTGAAAATGGAGATAAAATACCCGATCTTATTTCATTAGGCGAAGAACTATATAAAAATGATGGATTGCCTACATTATTTGCTACAATGGATCATGTTAGTGCAATGATTGTAAAAAGGCTTCTAGATGTTGCATTTGAAGAAAAAATAATTGTTTCAGGATCTGCTCTTGGAATCACTGGAAGGGCAGGAATCACTGGAAAAAAACCTGAATTGATTCTTGAATATACTAAAGATAAATTTAAAGACTGTGTCTTTGTTTCAGATGGTTTGGCTTTAGGTTCAGCTATAATGGCTCGGTGCATGAATTCAATGGGAACTATAAACGCTCCTATTGGTGGAAAACAAGGAGGTCCTTGTATTTTAGGAGCTAGAAGAAAGTTACAACAAAAAAAATAATTTTATATATTCTCTATATTATTTATATCTATATCTTATATATTTAGATATTTTATATGGCATATATTCTATTATTATTTTTATATTTATTCTTTTAAAAAAATTTAAATTAATATTTGGGGTTATAATTAATGATAATAGCTGTATTAATGGCTGGAGGAAAAGGAAAGAGATTAAACACTGACATTGAAAAACCTCTTTTTAAATTTAAAGATAAATCATTAATTGAGTATGTGTTAAAAAACTTGAAAGATTCTAAATATATTGAAAAAATTGTTGTAGCTACAAGCCCTCATACAATGGAAACTAATGATTTTTTAGCTAAAAATCCTTCTTTTAA
It encodes the following:
- a CDS encoding methanogenesis marker 14 protein, with amino-acid sequence MSFLSKVFGGSKPVMAESQFKKFESLKSSPFAAKTAGSGYNMKPDEYYIAGSVELGNTTTKCIISATNLNTSESYLLNKTVNMTRDIRPPKPNEEVFGKTVWGIELSKESVSEMVKDTVLEAAKKAHVDIENDLDFVVRSTGVTAGFATPEESGKLIIALANGCLDAGVSPRKMAPAMSVDNFPDRLKDYTLLDKVMFDGAVVSVLPPQGEEVVSNEMEGELVTAGIKLGAKWTNVDYRNPCVSIDFGSTLAGRVVNNDEPYAHTVGNFLGLAGVIADSLVRGTDKVDKKGGAAIDLYSKDILKKANWKQAKINAEKVHKLIDIRKVPMDRDRFGTVPLKPEAAQKAGTCLIGCDVGENGDKIPDLISLGEELYKNDGLPTLFATMDHVSAMIVKRLLDVAFEEKIIVSGSALGITGRAGITGKKPELILEYTKDKFKDCVFVSDGLALGSAIMARCMNSMGTINAPIGGKQGGPCILGARRKLQQKK